CTACTGATCTGTACCAGGGTCAGTACTAGGTTCTGTACCAGGTTCTGTACCTGGTTCAGTACCAGGTTCTGTACCAAGTTCTGTAACAGGTTCTTTACCAGGATCAGTAACAGGGTCAGTACCAGGTTCAATACCAGAGTCTGTAACAGATTCTGAACCAGGATCAGTACCAGGTCCTGTACCAAGTTCTATACCAGAGTCTGTAACAGATTCTGAACCAGGATCAGTACCAGGGTCTGTACCAGGTTCTGAACCAGAATCAGTAACAGGTTCTGTACCAGGTTCTATACCAGAGACTGTACCAGGTTCTGAACCAGAATCAGTAACAGGATCTGTAACAGGTTCTGAACCAGAATCAGTACCAGAGTCTGATGGCACACTGAGTCGGATACGACTGATTTTTCAGGCTTTAAAGCTTGAAGACGTGTCAGATGCAACATGGTCACCGGTCATGATGCCCAGATCTTAGTTATGAAATCACACCATGTCAAACATGGCCGCTTGTTTACTTTTAACCTTCATCAGAACATTAACTTTGGATCATGATCCATGTAttattcatccaaataaaaaTCTATGGAAGCATTAAACGGACCCAGTCAAGACTTTTTACTCACCAATATTTCTGACTTCTCTCCAATAAAGTCAAATGTTCCAGGAAGTTATTAAATGATAAATCAGGTTTGAAGCCCTACAGAAGCCCATCTGTACGTTGTAACCCGTCAGATTTCCATTTAAACTTTAATGAAGTCTGAATCAGAAGCTAAAACTAAAGTTTCATGTCAGACTCATCAGCTCAGTGACCTCAAACCTCCTTCAGAGACGCTCGTGAGCTCATCTCCTCCCGATCTGTCGGTCGGCCGCCGGCAGGAGCAGCAAAAACAAGCAGAAATGTAAAGTACAActcacaaaataaaagtccGGTTTATTGTCAAACAACAAACTTCGCACATACATCAAAACAGGCCGTCATAAAACAAAAAGTcgctgacaaaaacaaaaaaaggaaaaagaaaagaggctcTTTTCTTTGGCCTTACCCTCCCATACAAACAAACTAGTTATGGTACAGCTAAAGTACATACATTAAATTTACTGGAATGCTCTGAGTTCAACGGctttaagagtttttttttcttttttaagctttttttttttacatgtttttctaGTATCTGTTGAGATATTGTAACATGGTCAACCAAGTAAAATcttttgttacagaagaagcACCGATTTGGTCTGACGAGATCGCTGCCGAGAGAgaaactgcccccccccccctctcctaacaatatgtacaaaaatataaaatgtaaataaaaatacaaacaaattcTCCTTTTCGTGGTGATGTTGTTGAAGAGAAGCCGGATTTCTGCGTGGGTGTGGTGGCGGGTTCCTCTAGAAAATTTGTTTTGCAGCTTTGGGGGGAGATGGTGGACGTGGTGGATGGTGGTTGAACTCTACTCGCTAATGaccatgttgaatttttttttatttattattattcttttttttttcctttagatcAGTCCTCCAGCCCCTCCACCTGTGACGTATATAAAAGCGGTCAGAGGTGAAGAATCAGGAAGTGGTTCAGCAGGACGGGCCGGGGGGAACGCATCAATCGTCATCGTCGGTTTTCTGCTTCTTGGTTTCGACGTCGtcctgaaagaagaagaagaagaagacgagcGGTTAGTCAGTCAGCGGCTCGGCGAACTCAAACGGGCTCGAATCGAGCGGGGCGCCGCCTCACCTCGTCGTCATCGTCGTCGTCGTCAGCTGCCCGTTTTGTGCCGCCCTCGATCTCGTCGtcgtcctcctcctcgtcctcctcgtCGCCTGCGGGGCAAACGATGAGCGTTAAGGGTCTGAAAGTTTGGGAGAGCTGGAACAACTCCGGatcgaaaaaaaaaatcctccgaTCTTACCTTCTCCGTCATCTTCCTCGTCCTCCTCGTCCACCTCTTCGTCCTCCTCGTCGTCTACCTCGGGCTCGCCGTTCTCCTCGTTCTCCTGGAAAACGGCAGAAAGGTCAGCTTCctcactctcagaaaataagagttgtacctttaggggtacgatggctcgTCAAGGGGGCAGTACCCAcggaaggtatagttttgtacccttgtggtttgtaccttacagagaccaatcgtgtacccttatactgaagtagcccaacacagactgtctattgtaccccagcatgtaggaaaaaaaagtacatacatgtaccttttgccACTTGACTACATATATGTACTCttttatgtaccttttggaccctcaaaaaaggtacatatatgtaccttttaccacttgagtacatatatgtactcttTTATGTatcttttggaccctcaaaaaaggtacatataggtacctttaggtctcataatgaaccctagggggtacattagtatagattgtacctcaggggaccaaaaggactcgtactgtccTAACCAAAGAGTCAGCAGTTACCTTTCCGTTGGTGGCAGCATCTTTGCCGTTCTCCTTCTCCTCCGCCAGCTTCTTCTCTTTCAGGTCCTgcagcaaataaaaacaaacattgagaaacggcagcagagaaaaTGCCCCCCCTCCTGGCTGCTACCTGCCCTTCTGCCCGCTGGCCTACTTACAGCTGCACATTGTTCAGAGTGAAGCCTTCCTATTTAAACACCGTCTCTGCAGatcctccccctctctctacTCCATCCCTCTAATGTGTTGTaatctgatactttgatgtggcCCCTGGGGCATTCTGGGTATTGTAGTCTTCGCGGGCTGCCATCGCAGCCTTATGTCACGAGACACGCCCGGGTGAGGCACTGCAATACCCAGGATGCACCGCTCCGTTTAAAATAACACAGGAGGGCGCAGGAGCAAGAGGGAGCAGAAGGAGGGGGTGATGGTGAtgaagggggaggaggagggggaggaggcagCGAGCGCGACGCACGCCGCTGCTGCTGAACGCTCGTTGTAACAGAGGCAGGAAAGGACAATAGAAAACGACACATGGCAGCCGAGAAAAGCGAAAATAAAGCCCCAAACACACCGAGAAAAGCAGCCCCGCTCCCCGGTGCCACCGGAAAACCGCCCGCCGAGCCTATTAATAGCGCTCCGTTTCCTCGTTTTGTCGACATCGTCCGTTCACAACACATTATCCCCGCTGCGCGCGCGCGCGCCCCCCGCACATCCAGGAAATATACCGTTATTGATTAATTGCTAAACGTAAACTGGCTGGTTAAGACTCCATGAAGCTGGTCGGCAGCATCAGCGGCGGCCCGGCGGGAGGCATCCATGTTCGGTTCCGCTCCGCTCGCCGCGCGTAAAAGCGCGCCGCTTCTGCGTAAAAATGCTCCAAAGCCGGAAAGAGCAGCAGAACATGCACCCCGGAGCACCACAGCTAATACACGGCGCCAGCTCCCCCCTCTCCGCCTTCTCCATATATTCATTAGTTATAATCTGAGTTATTGAGCTCCGCGGCAGCTCCTGGTCGGGAGGCTGGATCCGGTCCTCCCTCCCCGCCGCGCAGACACGACTCCCCCCCTGAGGAGCCGATTAAACTTTTACCAAATCTGATCCAAAGTCCAGCTTCACGCAAAttaacattttccttttttaaataaagaagcACAACAGATAAAGGAAGAAACCCTGAAATCATTACACACCACAAAGAGGGGAAAACCAGCCCCGTCACATCACACCTCCACAGCCCGGCCGCGCGCAtccgcgcacacacacacagaagtggGTTGCattacagaaaaagaaagaaagtttcCCCCTGAGATACTATCGCGCCCTGCAAACGTGCtctaaaaaaacacaagaggaaAAAGCGGAAGGCGCGTGGAGCTGCGCGTTGGATCCTCTCCGGTAACCGGAgctgcggcggcggcggcagccGACCTCCCCACGTCGGTAAACAAACCGGGTCGGACGGCGAGGGGCCCCGcaggtgcctttttttttttttttttttttacaaacacgGGGCCACTAACaagcaataaaaacaacaagCGGACTGAAAGTTGACATCCGTGTTTCCGCAGCGCCTCCCCCCCTCCGAGCTCCATTCAAACGGAGCAACAACCGTCCGGAGCCCCGGAGAAGCTCCGGAGAAGCCCGTTCAGCCCGCTGCTCAGCCCCGCTGCTCAGCCCCGCGCCTCCCGTccacagcaccagcagcagcgcATTAAAGAGTTGCCCTCAGAGTCCAAACGGGCTCTACCTCCGGAACATTTCCCCAAAGAACtccaaaagaaaatgttttaacaGACGCGTCGattcaacaacaacaagagaCGCCAGAAAACGAGCTGAAAAAGCCCGAAAAGTGCGTGTTGGTGCGAGCGCCGTGCGCCGGTTCTGACGGGATGTGCGCGCTTCAGCGCGGAGAACCGAGCCGCCTGTATAAACAAAGACCCCGCGCAGACTGTTACTCTCCGGACAATAAGACGCGGAGCCCCTTTCCATGATGCGGTGCGCGGACCCCCCGCTTCATTACGCACCAAAGTGCGGAGCTCCGGGGGCCGCAGCACCGGCTCCGCGGGTCGCGCTATCCCGTCCGGCTCCGCGGAGCCCGAATGAGCGCGAAGCCACGAcagaaagctgttttttttttttttttttttttaatctaggtTACAGCCTGGAAAGGCTTAATTCTAGCGGCGGCTTAGGGAAGGTGCGCGGCGGCTTACCTTGGCAGAGATATCCGAGCCAGAGTCAACTTTTGTGTCTGCCATTGTTTTAGgtcaataaaataaaggacgGCTGAAATGAAAGGTTGAATAAAGTAAATCCCTTCGCTCTGCTCGCGGATCAATCAGTATTATGTTGTGCCAGTGGCCGCTGATGCTGACGGCCGGGGCTTTAATATAGGCTTGTGGGCGGGGCCTCCGGGGAGGACGGCCGCCGCTGATTGGCTGTGGCCCAACAGAGGTGTTCTCTTCGCGCGTCGGAGTGGAACAATGGGGTAGAATTTCTAAACCCGGAGGCCACGCCCCCCTCCTGTTCTGCCACTGCAAACCGTCTAACTCTCCGCTAAAAACAATAATCCGACCCGATTATAAAGCCCACAAGAACCGGGACCAGAACCGGAGCCGCGGCGCCCGTGCAGCACCGTGAAAACCCCCAAAAACATTTTAAGTTTACCAAAAATCTGCCGAACAGACGGCGGTTAGTCTGCCGTAGTGtcagtttgattgattgatgttCGGAGGCGAACACGGAGCGTTTTCCCGCCCAACCGCCGCGACCGGGGAACACAGGCGGGGAGGCGAGAGAAACGTCCAGAGCGGGCTGCTTGGGTGGATTAAACCGTTTAATAACGTCACTGTCACCGCTCAGCCGCCACTTGAACGCCATCAGGCAGATGAGGAGATAGTGTGAGAGCGGAGCCGCCGCCATGGCTCCGCGCAACCCTTCACCGTCCGCTGCTGGCCCCGCCCCCTTCCAGGCGGCCATGTTTGAAACTCCCTCTCATCTGTGTATGTGCGcacttgacactttttttttttttttacataacagCCCATAAACTCGTGCGCGAAGGTCGAggcacaaataaataaaaaaataaaataatataaacaaacaaattCCGTCGAACtaaagcaaaaaacaacaaaaacccgCGCGCtgtgacggtgtaatgtgtggcGGGTGCAGCTCAGTGCTGGTGGCCTCATTTCCTCCAACCTCCATTGTTGGGAGCccacagagaagaaaaaaaaaaaaaagccccgtCGTGGAggagggtttaaaaaaaaaaaaaaagcagtgcgACATGCGATGAAACGAGTGCGAGGAGAAATAATTATGTGCTCGTGAGCTGACAACAAGGGCAAACACGTGGTTTTTCTTACCGGGCTTTGCACATTGGCTTTTACAAGCGGAACATGAGAAGGACAAAGCGGCACAAAGAGCCGCCGCCATTGCTGGGTCGAGGTGGGGGGATGGGGAGCAGAGAGCGCGCTCCCGGGACCCGGGAACGCGCAGCCCACATTCACATTCTGCTCTGATGACGCACTTTGGCCGCCGCGGACGGCTGCGATTGGTCGGCTAAGTGGAATAAATACGGCTTTGGCGCACGGCGGCCGCTGATTGGCTGCGGCGGACGTCCGTCAGTTCAAACCGCCGCTCGGTCGGACCGGGGTAAGCACCGGCTCCGGGCCGGGGATCCGGACTGTGGGGAGAGTTTCACCTCAGCCTCTGGCCATGTTAGCGTTCCCTTTTGATGCTTCTTCCTCTAACCGCCATGATCTCTGAGGGCCACACTCATTATGCTTAATAGTTACAAATAAACCGGCTGTGCAGCTGTTAGAATGAAATATTCATACCCGGGCATCACTCAGAGCAGATGGAGGAAGTGAtcctccagcagaaccaaactcTGTGTCCCGGCTTCATCCCGCTGACCGTGTTTTGAATATTTGCTTCATTCACACCGAAAAATGAACTTTCAAACAAATCAAACCCGGCTCGGTTTCTCTCAGCTGGAGCTCAAACACTTTTATTTTCAGCCCGCAAATTAAGACTGGAAATGCAGGAAAGTTAGAGATGCCACCAAAAAGTTTCCAGCCTTCTGAAGGCTCAATTAAAGGCAAATTTGGGAACTTGGTATAGATAATGACGGGGATAAATGGactcaaacaaagaaaatatctgTGTAACCGGGCCGgattttgagggtccaaaaggtacatatgtgtactcaagtggtaaaaggtacatatatgtactcgagtggtaaaaggtacatatatgtactcgagtggtaaaaggtacatatatgtactcgagtggtaaaaggtacatatatgtactaaagtggtaaaaggtacatgtatgtactcaagtggtaaaaggtgcatatatgtactcaagtggtaaaaggtgcatatatgtactcaagtggtaaaaggtgcatatatgtactcaagtggtaaaaggtacatatgtgtactcgagtggtaaaaggtacatatatgtactcgagtggtaaaaggtacatatctgtactcaagt
The sequence above is drawn from the Odontesthes bonariensis isolate fOdoBon6 chromosome 14, fOdoBon6.hap1, whole genome shotgun sequence genome and encodes:
- the ptmab gene encoding prothymosin alpha-B is translated as MADTKVDSGSDISAKDLKEKKLAEEKENGKDAATNGKENEENGEPEVDDEEDEEVDEEDEEDDGEGDEEDEEEDDDEIEGGTKRAADDDDDDDEDDVETKKQKTDDDD